Proteins co-encoded in one Kutzneria chonburiensis genomic window:
- a CDS encoding FAD-dependent oxidoreductase produces MTTDRDEGRRALVVGLGISGIGTAVALARAGWRPVLIEKASGRRSGATSSACSGRASRRRSGWAC; encoded by the coding sequence ATGACCACTGACAGGGATGAGGGGCGTCGGGCTCTGGTCGTCGGGCTCGGCATCAGCGGCATCGGGACGGCTGTGGCGCTGGCGCGCGCGGGGTGGCGGCCGGTGCTGATCGAGAAGGCGAGCGGCCGGCGCTCCGGGGCTACTTCGTCGGCCTGTTCGGGGCGGGCAAGTCGGCGGCGGAGCGGTTGGGCCTGCTGA
- a CDS encoding ABC transporter permease — MTAAVLDRPAMDRPLRAPLTRLLASELRWILRRPRTIIAIVLLSLVPVLIGVGTVIAGNAGVGPGTANGPNSLFTNLIGNGFVLPILSLTLLLAMLLPLLGAMSAADALAGESNHGTLRGLLVAPVSRARLLGVKAFGVAAVVFIATVAIALVGLITGVVLVGTDGLITLSGNTLSFGDALGRIGIAILWVSFQVWAVSAIALAVSAFTEHPLVVMAATLAGALVFAILTVIPQLDWIQPYLLTTGWTSLTDVLRDPMPWDGLIDSTLKAACYLVIGLSAAYARLAGKDG, encoded by the coding sequence ATGACCGCCGCCGTTCTCGACCGGCCCGCGATGGACCGACCGCTGCGGGCTCCCCTGACCCGGTTGCTCGCCTCCGAGCTGCGTTGGATCCTTCGTCGGCCGCGGACCATCATCGCGATCGTCCTGCTGTCGTTGGTGCCCGTGCTCATCGGCGTCGGCACCGTCATCGCCGGCAATGCCGGCGTCGGCCCCGGCACCGCCAACGGTCCCAATTCGCTGTTCACCAACCTCATCGGCAACGGCTTCGTGCTGCCGATCCTGTCCCTGACGCTGCTCTTGGCGATGTTGCTTCCGTTGCTCGGCGCCATGTCCGCGGCCGACGCCTTGGCCGGCGAGTCCAACCACGGCACCCTTCGCGGTCTGCTCGTCGCCCCCGTCAGCCGGGCCCGCCTGCTCGGCGTCAAGGCCTTCGGCGTCGCCGCCGTGGTGTTCATCGCCACCGTCGCCATCGCACTCGTCGGCCTCATCACCGGCGTCGTGCTGGTCGGCACCGATGGCCTGATCACCTTGTCCGGCAACACCCTCAGCTTCGGCGATGCCCTCGGCCGCATCGGCATCGCCATCCTCTGGGTCAGCTTCCAGGTGTGGGCCGTCTCCGCCATCGCCTTGGCCGTGTCCGCCTTCACCGAGCACCCCTTGGTCGTCATGGCCGCCACCCTCGCCGGGGCTCTGGTGTTCGCCATCCTCACCGTCATCCCCCAGCTGGATTGGATCCAGCCGTACCTGCTCACCACCGGTTGGACCTCGCTCACCGACGTGCTGCGCGACCCCATGCCGTGGGACGGCTTGATCGACAGCACCCTCAAGGCCGCGTGCTACCTGGTCATCGGCCTCTCCGCCGCCTACGCCCGGTTGGCCGGCAAGGACGGCTGA
- a CDS encoding FAD-dependent oxidoreductase — MGLLKNLHDRTAFDGVTYDLDRFGEWRGGLGFKDIPGDPWMMLRGDVEQAAFEALPADVEIRYGTVPTAIEQDSNGVTVTLKTGGTAVTERFDLVVGADGLRSTVRRLAFGPDERYLRRLNYMIAAFQLPGGLDTLPLHDGCTLLEPDRSLWVFPFVDHAPTVLFGYRTDDVDAEFSEPPAVRVRKAFGPEPTGDMLGAALEALEATDELLFDSVEQVHMNTWHKGRVVLVGDSAWCVTLYAGMGVSAGLAGADLLGSMLGRHENVDRALTEWERRLRPYLNYYQQLGVQQTAIFTPNRKQITVRRAMMRGMRMPVTSTLLRIMRTHNKSGRMKEFDIARA, encoded by the coding sequence TTGGGCCTGCTGAAGAACCTGCACGACCGGACGGCGTTCGACGGCGTCACGTACGACCTGGACCGCTTCGGCGAGTGGCGTGGAGGCTTGGGGTTCAAGGACATTCCGGGTGATCCCTGGATGATGCTGCGCGGCGACGTGGAGCAGGCGGCGTTCGAGGCACTGCCGGCCGACGTCGAGATCCGCTACGGCACGGTGCCGACGGCGATCGAGCAGGATAGTAACGGTGTGACCGTTACGTTGAAGACCGGCGGCACCGCCGTCACCGAGCGGTTCGATCTGGTGGTGGGGGCGGACGGCCTGCGGTCGACGGTCCGGCGACTGGCGTTCGGCCCGGACGAGCGGTACCTGCGCCGGCTGAACTACATGATCGCGGCGTTCCAGCTGCCCGGCGGCCTCGACACCCTGCCCCTGCACGACGGCTGCACGCTGCTCGAGCCGGACCGCTCGCTGTGGGTGTTCCCCTTCGTCGATCACGCGCCGACGGTCCTGTTCGGCTACCGAACCGACGACGTGGACGCCGAGTTCAGCGAGCCGCCGGCGGTCCGCGTGCGCAAGGCGTTCGGTCCGGAGCCGACGGGCGACATGCTCGGCGCGGCGTTGGAAGCGCTGGAAGCCACGGATGAGCTGCTGTTCGACTCCGTCGAACAGGTGCACATGAACACGTGGCACAAGGGCCGGGTGGTGCTGGTCGGCGACTCGGCCTGGTGCGTGACGCTGTACGCCGGCATGGGTGTGTCGGCCGGGCTGGCCGGCGCCGACCTGCTCGGCAGCATGCTCGGCCGGCACGAGAACGTCGACCGGGCGCTGACCGAGTGGGAGCGCCGGCTGCGGCCGTACCTGAACTACTACCAGCAGCTCGGCGTGCAGCAGACCGCGATCTTCACACCCAACCGCAAGCAGATCACCGTGCGCCGGGCGATGATGCGGGGGATGCGGATGCCGGTCACGTCGACACTGCTGCGCATCATGCGCACGCACAACAAGTCCGGTCGCATGAAGGAATTCGACATCGCGCGGGCATAA
- a CDS encoding LolA family protein — MNGKKAGLVVGAAGVLAGVVGLGVLAMPAGAGPAPVLPQVSAEDLVQSVLTTHKIPALAGTVSATNNLGLPAVPGLGSASKFLSNGTTNAQVWTDGQGKERLALPGGTSEETVVFDGTTLWDWTSSNNTVHKNTGTAEKGKEHIPASSEGVTDPTQAAKQIIALISKDSTVKVDGTATVAGRSAYELVLAPKPSERTMLREVRIAIDSETKIPLQLSVLANGNSQPVAQIGFAKLTIGQQDPALFTFTPPANAKVVTGSADEAKQKAGEAAKDLPEPKFVGTGWDTVLVQKLPDGLLGNKSASTKGGESIDPSKLLGQLGKRVSGPWGSGYQVSTAVGTALILDDGRVAVGAVPQQVLIDALASVK; from the coding sequence ATGAACGGGAAGAAGGCAGGTCTGGTCGTCGGGGCGGCCGGCGTGCTGGCCGGCGTGGTCGGGCTCGGCGTGCTCGCGATGCCGGCCGGTGCGGGGCCCGCCCCCGTGTTGCCACAGGTCAGCGCCGAGGATCTGGTGCAGTCGGTGCTGACCACGCACAAGATTCCGGCGCTGGCCGGCACCGTCAGCGCGACCAACAACCTGGGGCTGCCGGCCGTGCCGGGGCTCGGGTCGGCGTCGAAGTTCCTCAGCAACGGCACGACCAACGCCCAGGTGTGGACCGACGGCCAGGGCAAGGAGCGGCTGGCGCTGCCCGGCGGCACCTCCGAGGAGACCGTCGTGTTCGACGGCACCACGTTGTGGGACTGGACCTCGTCCAACAACACCGTGCACAAGAACACCGGCACGGCCGAGAAGGGCAAGGAGCACATCCCGGCCAGCAGCGAGGGCGTCACCGACCCGACGCAGGCGGCCAAGCAGATCATCGCCTTGATCAGCAAGGACAGCACGGTCAAGGTGGACGGCACCGCGACCGTGGCCGGCCGGTCGGCCTACGAGCTGGTGCTCGCGCCGAAGCCGTCCGAGCGCACCATGCTGCGCGAGGTGCGCATCGCCATCGACTCCGAGACCAAGATCCCGCTGCAGCTGAGCGTGCTGGCCAACGGCAACAGCCAGCCGGTGGCCCAGATCGGCTTCGCCAAGCTGACGATCGGCCAGCAGGACCCGGCGCTGTTCACGTTCACGCCGCCGGCCAACGCCAAGGTCGTCACCGGCAGCGCGGACGAGGCCAAGCAGAAGGCCGGTGAAGCGGCCAAGGACCTGCCGGAGCCGAAGTTCGTCGGCACCGGTTGGGACACCGTGCTGGTGCAGAAGCTGCCGGACGGGCTGCTGGGCAACAAGTCGGCCAGCACCAAGGGCGGCGAGAGCATCGACCCGTCGAAGCTGTTGGGCCAGTTGGGCAAGCGCGTGAGCGGCCCGTGGGGTTCCGGCTACCAGGTCAGCACCGCGGTCGGCACCGCGCTGATCCTGGATGACGGCCGCGTCGCCGTCGGCGCCGTGCCGCAGCAGGTCCTGATCGACGCCCTGGCGAGCGTGAAGTGA
- a CDS encoding alpha/beta fold hydrolase: MPHQRRISVNGIELSVTEQGSGPLVLLLHGFPETSYSWRHQITAIASAGYRVVAPDQRGYGASDRPEDIDQYTIFHLVGDVVTLIRALGEEQAVVVGHDWGSIVAWNTAQLRPGVVRGVVGISVPPLPRGSLPPLTVTRQRFGEGFYQNYFQQPGIADASLDRDVAASLRLIYSGIRNPEPAPGFLGQFLEPATLPAWLTPSDLATFVDQFSRSGFTGGLNWYRNFDRNWELTAAWQDAPITPPSLYISGENDVVRSFYPMDAAARALVPTLRGIVDVPNCGHWTQQEHPEVVTGALLDFLRGL; this comes from the coding sequence TTGCCGCACCAACGCCGTATCAGCGTCAACGGCATCGAACTGTCCGTGACCGAGCAGGGCTCGGGACCGCTTGTCCTGCTGTTGCACGGTTTTCCTGAGACCTCGTACTCGTGGCGGCACCAGATCACCGCCATTGCCTCGGCCGGTTACCGCGTCGTCGCCCCCGACCAGCGCGGCTACGGCGCGTCCGACCGTCCCGAGGACATCGACCAGTACACGATCTTCCACCTCGTCGGCGACGTCGTCACGTTGATCCGCGCGCTCGGCGAGGAGCAGGCCGTCGTCGTCGGCCACGATTGGGGTTCCATCGTCGCGTGGAACACCGCCCAGCTTCGTCCCGGCGTCGTCCGCGGCGTCGTCGGCATCAGCGTTCCGCCGCTGCCCCGCGGCTCTTTGCCGCCCCTCACCGTCACCCGGCAGCGCTTCGGCGAGGGCTTCTACCAGAACTACTTCCAGCAGCCCGGCATCGCCGACGCCAGTCTGGACAGGGACGTCGCTGCCTCCCTGCGCCTCATCTACTCCGGCATCCGCAACCCCGAGCCGGCGCCCGGCTTCCTCGGCCAGTTCCTCGAGCCCGCCACCTTGCCCGCCTGGCTCACTCCCTCCGACCTCGCCACTTTCGTCGACCAGTTCAGCCGCAGCGGCTTCACCGGCGGTCTGAACTGGTACCGCAATTTCGACCGCAACTGGGAGCTCACCGCCGCTTGGCAGGACGCCCCCATCACCCCGCCGTCGCTGTACATCAGCGGTGAGAACGACGTCGTTCGCAGCTTCTATCCGATGGACGCCGCCGCTCGGGCCCTCGTGCCCACCCTTCGCGGCATCGTCGACGTGCCGAACTGCGGGCACTGGACACAGCAGGAGCACCCCGAAGTCGTGACCGGGGCGCTGCTGGACTTCTTGCGGGGTCTCTGA
- a CDS encoding response regulator transcription factor, whose protein sequence is MRPRVLVVDDEIGVRRALERGLTAEGMDVVCAADGPNGLKAALTGSFDVVLLDIMLPGLSGYRVLQHMRAEHVETPVLLVSAKDGEVDQADGLDLGADGYLVKPFSFMVLVAQVRAVLRRGASTEAAAVQLKVGELVIDRAGREVRWAGEPVALSPREFAVLEVLVSRAGAVVTKDELLRTVWGDELAATRNAVEVYVGYLRRKLDAVGAGDVVRTIRGHGYMASSPELDAALRR, encoded by the coding sequence GTGAGACCACGGGTGCTCGTAGTGGATGACGAGATCGGGGTGCGTCGGGCGCTGGAACGCGGGCTGACGGCCGAGGGGATGGACGTGGTGTGCGCGGCCGACGGCCCGAACGGGCTGAAGGCGGCGCTGACCGGGAGTTTCGACGTGGTGCTGCTGGACATCATGCTGCCGGGCCTGTCGGGCTACCGGGTGCTCCAGCACATGCGGGCGGAGCACGTGGAGACGCCGGTGCTGCTGGTGTCGGCCAAGGACGGCGAGGTGGACCAGGCCGACGGCCTCGACCTGGGGGCGGACGGCTACCTGGTGAAGCCCTTCTCCTTCATGGTGCTGGTGGCGCAGGTCCGTGCGGTGCTGCGGCGAGGAGCCTCCACGGAGGCGGCGGCGGTGCAGCTGAAGGTGGGGGAGCTGGTGATCGACCGCGCGGGCCGCGAGGTGCGCTGGGCCGGGGAGCCGGTGGCGCTCAGCCCCCGTGAGTTCGCGGTGCTGGAGGTGCTGGTCAGTCGCGCGGGCGCGGTCGTCACGAAGGACGAGCTGCTGCGCACGGTCTGGGGCGACGAGCTGGCGGCCACGCGCAATGCGGTGGAGGTGTACGTGGGCTACCTGCGCCGGAAGCTGGACGCCGTCGGTGCTGGTGACGTGGTGCGGACGATCCGCGGTCACGGCTACATGGCCAGCTCGCCCGAGCTGGATGCCGCATTGCGTCGATGA
- a CDS encoding TetR/AcrR family transcriptional regulator codes for MAALAEQDSGSAARILAAARELVLKRGVKGLTIAEIAERAHVAKGTVYLHWSTREDLLVGLFARDFLAMVDRVVELIEADPDICRPSRLLPLAVQLTVDLPFVRALQIEDDDLLGALTRHPRSTKLRQELGPAALMYNAVPVWRMHNLARTDWALDDQAYALQALLSGFLAAVTSPRVLNAVTVDDPIPVFSAAVTALLGPETAGPEDIRATADAALAVLASKREVVLESIAKRED; via the coding sequence ATGGCGGCACTGGCGGAGCAGGACTCGGGTAGCGCGGCGCGCATTCTCGCCGCGGCCAGGGAACTGGTGCTCAAGCGCGGGGTCAAGGGGTTGACCATCGCGGAGATCGCCGAGCGGGCGCACGTCGCCAAGGGCACGGTGTACCTGCACTGGAGCACCCGCGAGGACCTGCTGGTCGGTCTGTTCGCCCGTGACTTCCTGGCCATGGTCGACCGCGTGGTGGAGCTGATCGAGGCCGATCCCGACATCTGCCGGCCCAGCCGGCTGCTGCCGTTGGCCGTGCAGCTCACCGTCGACCTGCCGTTCGTCCGCGCGTTGCAGATCGAGGACGACGACCTGCTCGGCGCCCTCACCCGCCATCCCCGCAGCACCAAACTCCGTCAGGAACTCGGCCCGGCCGCGCTGATGTACAACGCCGTTCCGGTGTGGCGCATGCACAATCTCGCCCGTACCGACTGGGCCCTCGACGACCAGGCGTACGCGCTCCAGGCCCTGCTCTCCGGTTTCCTTGCCGCCGTCACTTCGCCGCGGGTCCTCAACGCCGTGACCGTCGACGATCCGATCCCGGTGTTCTCGGCCGCCGTGACCGCCCTGCTCGGGCCGGAAACCGCCGGGCCCGAGGACATCCGCGCCACCGCCGACGCGGCGTTGGCCGTACTGGCGAGCAAGCGGGAGGTGGTGCTGGAGTCCATCGCCAAACGTGAAGACTGA
- a CDS encoding NBR1-Ig-like domain-containing protein, giving the protein MTGPQNQPRRGRKHIVPDADDGPVARFARELLALKESAGNPSYDRMRAELGAAASKSTLSAATRGRVLPSWETTWEFVRSLAGAGEDVRREWRFRWENANAEPAVEPEPVVAAKPRNRKTAVLAIAVVVLVLAAGAVLVPRLFRQLPTWGARNPYPLPGDAAGFGGDGLSGDMTFPDGSQVPVGQTFTKVWRLKNTGTVAWHDRFLEIAGGTTMQCVSPSRAAVPDAEPGQMIAVSVAVTPTATGVCHVLWKMVDAQGALVFPDHNGVFYDVKVIAPTH; this is encoded by the coding sequence GTGACCGGTCCTCAGAATCAGCCGAGGCGAGGGCGCAAGCACATCGTTCCGGACGCCGACGACGGCCCGGTCGCGCGTTTCGCCCGTGAGCTGCTGGCGCTGAAGGAGTCGGCCGGCAACCCGTCCTATGACCGGATGCGCGCCGAACTCGGTGCGGCGGCGTCGAAATCCACGCTCTCCGCGGCCACCAGGGGCCGGGTCCTGCCCTCGTGGGAGACCACCTGGGAGTTCGTCCGCAGCCTGGCCGGCGCCGGCGAGGACGTCCGCCGGGAGTGGCGTTTCCGTTGGGAGAACGCCAATGCCGAGCCGGCCGTGGAACCGGAGCCGGTGGTGGCGGCCAAGCCGAGGAACCGGAAAACGGCCGTGCTGGCCATCGCGGTCGTCGTGCTGGTGCTGGCGGCCGGCGCGGTGCTGGTGCCACGGCTGTTCCGGCAGCTGCCGACCTGGGGCGCCCGCAATCCGTATCCGCTGCCCGGCGACGCAGCGGGGTTCGGCGGCGACGGCCTGTCCGGCGACATGACCTTCCCGGACGGCTCGCAGGTGCCGGTCGGTCAGACCTTCACCAAGGTGTGGCGGCTGAAGAACACCGGGACCGTGGCCTGGCACGACCGCTTCCTGGAGATCGCCGGCGGCACCACCATGCAGTGCGTCTCGCCGAGCCGGGCTGCGGTGCCGGACGCCGAGCCGGGCCAGATGATCGCCGTCAGCGTCGCGGTCACGCCGACCGCCACCGGTGTCTGCCACGTGCTGTGGAAGATGGTCGACGCGCAGGGCGCGCTGGTCTTCCCCGACCACAACGGCGTCTTCTACGACGTGAAAGTGATCGCGCCCACGCACTGA
- a CDS encoding (deoxy)nucleoside triphosphate pyrophosphohydrolase, whose translation MTQVVVATAIMRNGQVLAQQRAFPSADAGRWEFPGGRVEPGESEEAAVVRECREELGVDVKTGQRIGPEVPLRNGMVLRLYTATLVDENAEPVAVEHSAVKWVGAGEIDDVPWLDADLAFLPDLTEIVRKDRRTNP comes from the coding sequence GTGACCCAGGTTGTCGTTGCCACCGCGATCATGCGGAACGGACAGGTGCTGGCCCAGCAGCGGGCCTTTCCCAGTGCCGATGCCGGCCGTTGGGAATTCCCCGGCGGACGGGTGGAGCCGGGCGAGTCCGAAGAGGCGGCCGTCGTGCGGGAATGCCGGGAAGAACTCGGTGTCGACGTGAAAACCGGTCAACGCATCGGACCAGAGGTGCCACTGCGGAACGGCATGGTGCTCCGCCTCTATACGGCAACGCTGGTGGACGAAAACGCGGAGCCGGTTGCCGTTGAACACAGCGCCGTCAAATGGGTCGGCGCCGGCGAAATCGATGACGTCCCCTGGCTCGACGCGGACCTCGCGTTCCTGCCGGATCTCACGGAAATTGTTCGAAAGGACCGTCGGACAAACCCCTGA
- a CDS encoding HAMP domain-containing sensor histidine kinase produces the protein MPEAHDELRSLAEAMNELLVRHDEAVQRLRRFTGDAAHELRSPVASIRAQAEVAVAHPDPEFAQEVLAAVTDESERMSTLVDDLLALARSDAGESQPVARVDVSEAAIAAAERLSGNGPRIWVDAPRAGAMVLCAPGEVALVLNNLLNNALRYARVQVNVTVLPAGTTVRLLVDDDGPGVPVEHRTRLFDRFYRVQDDRGRGTGGAGLGLALVAEAVRRRGGTVRVTDSPQGGARFEVRWPASGLAMWGRI, from the coding sequence GTGCCGGAGGCGCACGACGAACTGCGCTCACTGGCCGAAGCCATGAACGAGCTGCTGGTACGGCACGACGAAGCGGTGCAACGGCTGCGGCGCTTCACCGGGGACGCGGCGCACGAGCTGCGCTCGCCGGTGGCGTCGATCCGTGCGCAGGCGGAGGTGGCGGTGGCGCACCCGGACCCGGAGTTCGCGCAGGAGGTGCTCGCGGCGGTCACGGACGAGTCGGAGCGCATGTCGACGCTGGTGGACGACCTGTTGGCGCTGGCGCGGTCCGACGCCGGGGAGTCGCAGCCGGTGGCGCGCGTGGACGTGAGCGAGGCGGCGATCGCCGCGGCCGAGCGCCTGTCCGGCAACGGCCCGCGCATCTGGGTCGACGCGCCGCGCGCGGGGGCGATGGTGCTGTGCGCGCCCGGCGAAGTGGCGCTGGTGTTGAACAACCTGCTCAACAACGCCCTGCGCTACGCCCGCGTGCAGGTCAACGTCACCGTGCTGCCGGCCGGAACGACCGTGCGGCTGCTGGTCGACGACGACGGCCCGGGCGTGCCGGTGGAACACCGCACGCGCCTGTTCGACCGCTTCTACCGCGTGCAGGACGACCGTGGTCGCGGCACCGGCGGCGCGGGTCTGGGCCTGGCGCTGGTGGCCGAAGCCGTGCGGCGGCGCGGCGGAACCGTGCGGGTGACGGATTCACCGCAAGGTGGTGCCCGGTTCGAGGTGCGGTGGCCGGCGTCCGGCCTGGCCATGTGGGGCAGGATCTGA
- a CDS encoding ATP-binding protein yields the protein MGKERVSTAVGTRAWVMPKEIDELFGSATVNTVASGRFDNVVQAREINGGVHLHPPPDDRPVPGHLPPRPRMFAGRERETRQLAAALTRAGVAMICGAGGIGKTWLALNWAYENIGRFPDGQLFADLRGFDAAGEPKTAYVVLHFFLQALGVESGRIPVDVDGMACLYRSLVAGRKMLVLLDNVRDIGQVTPLLPGSSSCAVVITGRSRLVGLLVQHDAQLVPMDVLSETEAHTLLTRRLGSDRMAGEPAAVAELLVSCAGLPLALGVVAGRATAHPRFTLTRLAEELRDAATRLGVLDEHDPTMSLSAVFSWSYAALTDREAETFLLMCLAPGQDLSLPAVASLVGRSTEHTAVMLRELERVSLVQEHVPGRFRVHDLIRLYGGQQARQTPPRPGPEVALRRLVDFYLHTGRAADQLLDPDSQPVDIEPATNGVRPAVLLSRPAAMEWFEVEHSQLVAVQEFAHRAGWRQHVWQLAWIQHAYHWWRGHLHHDLAIWRLAHEAVEGIDEPAAKAIVHQMLGYAYSRLGVHQQALRLVADAIHFAGETDSLAHKAAAHHAAAQVWGQQGDTAEALRHAAAALRIYRAIRAPLREAFALNLIGNFAVRLGDFDLARRSYEPALSLFSAHQYRPGEATILDSLGRLADAVGHTEALGHYERAFELRHELGDTYAAAETLERLGRTYRALDQNGRARAAWRHALKLYRAQRRSEDADRVTSQLELLKAR from the coding sequence ATGGGGAAGGAGCGGGTGTCGACCGCCGTCGGCACCCGGGCGTGGGTGATGCCAAAAGAAATCGACGAGTTGTTCGGATCCGCGACCGTGAACACCGTCGCTTCCGGCCGTTTCGACAATGTCGTGCAGGCCCGTGAGATCAATGGCGGCGTGCATCTGCACCCGCCGCCCGACGACCGGCCGGTGCCCGGCCACCTGCCGCCGCGCCCGCGCATGTTCGCAGGTCGAGAGCGGGAAACGCGACAGCTCGCCGCCGCGCTGACCCGGGCCGGTGTCGCGATGATCTGCGGCGCGGGCGGTATCGGGAAGACCTGGCTGGCGCTGAACTGGGCGTATGAGAACATCGGCCGATTCCCGGACGGCCAGTTGTTTGCCGACCTGCGCGGCTTTGACGCGGCCGGCGAGCCGAAGACCGCTTACGTCGTTCTGCACTTCTTCCTTCAGGCGCTCGGCGTCGAATCCGGACGAATTCCCGTCGACGTCGACGGCATGGCCTGTCTGTATCGCAGCCTCGTCGCCGGCCGCAAAATGCTCGTACTGCTCGACAATGTGCGGGACATCGGCCAGGTCACGCCGTTGTTACCGGGCAGTTCGAGTTGCGCGGTGGTGATCACCGGCCGGAGTCGCCTGGTCGGACTGCTCGTGCAGCACGACGCCCAGCTCGTGCCGATGGACGTGTTGTCGGAGACCGAGGCGCACACCCTGCTGACCCGGCGGCTCGGCAGCGACCGCATGGCCGGCGAACCGGCGGCGGTGGCCGAGCTGCTGGTCAGCTGCGCGGGTCTGCCGCTGGCGCTGGGCGTGGTGGCCGGCCGGGCCACCGCCCATCCCCGGTTCACGCTGACCCGGCTGGCCGAGGAGCTGCGTGATGCGGCGACCCGGCTCGGCGTACTGGACGAGCACGACCCGACCATGAGCCTGTCGGCGGTGTTCTCGTGGTCCTACGCCGCGCTGACCGACCGGGAGGCCGAGACGTTCCTGCTGATGTGCCTGGCCCCGGGGCAGGACCTCAGCCTGCCGGCGGTGGCCAGCCTGGTCGGCCGTTCGACCGAGCACACCGCGGTCATGCTGCGTGAGCTGGAGCGCGTTTCCCTTGTGCAGGAACATGTTCCGGGCCGGTTCCGGGTGCACGACCTGATCCGGCTGTACGGCGGCCAGCAGGCGCGGCAGACCCCGCCCCGGCCGGGCCCCGAGGTCGCGCTGCGCCGGCTGGTCGATTTCTACCTGCACACCGGCCGTGCCGCGGACCAGCTGCTCGATCCGGACAGCCAGCCGGTCGACATCGAGCCGGCGACGAACGGCGTCCGGCCCGCGGTGCTGCTGAGCCGGCCGGCGGCGATGGAGTGGTTCGAGGTCGAGCATTCGCAACTGGTGGCCGTGCAGGAGTTCGCGCACCGTGCCGGCTGGCGGCAGCACGTCTGGCAGCTCGCCTGGATTCAGCACGCCTATCACTGGTGGCGCGGACATCTGCACCATGACCTGGCCATCTGGCGCTTGGCTCACGAGGCGGTCGAAGGCATCGACGAGCCGGCCGCCAAGGCGATCGTGCACCAGATGCTCGGCTACGCGTATTCGCGGCTGGGCGTGCACCAGCAGGCGCTGCGACTCGTGGCCGACGCGATCCACTTCGCCGGCGAGACCGACAGCCTCGCCCACAAGGCCGCCGCACATCACGCGGCCGCCCAGGTGTGGGGGCAGCAGGGCGACACCGCCGAAGCGCTGCGCCATGCCGCGGCCGCGCTGCGCATCTACCGCGCCATCCGCGCCCCGCTGCGTGAGGCGTTCGCGTTGAACCTGATCGGCAACTTCGCCGTCCGGCTCGGCGATTTCGACCTCGCACGGCGCTCGTACGAACCGGCGCTCAGCCTGTTCAGCGCGCACCAGTACCGGCCGGGCGAGGCCACGATTCTCGACAGTCTCGGCCGCTTGGCCGACGCGGTCGGCCACACCGAGGCGCTCGGGCACTACGAGCGCGCTTTCGAGCTGCGGCACGAGCTCGGCGACACCTACGCCGCCGCCGAGACCCTGGAGCGGCTGGGCCGGACGTATCGGGCGCTCGACCAGAACGGCCGGGCCCGGGCCGCCTGGCGGCACGCGCTGAAGTTGTACCGGGCGCAGCGCCGGAGCGAGGACGCCGATCGGGTCACCAGCCAGCTCGAGCTGCTGAAAGCCAGGTGA